The stretch of DNA TAACTTCCTTCGATTGGGCTGATTTCGACACCCGCCGTGTGGCCACCTCCAGTGTCGACACTACTTGTACCATTTGGGACATTGAGAGCGaggctgtagacactcaattagTTGCGCACGACAAGGAAGTGTTCGACATTTCGTGGGGCGGGTTCAATGTGTTTGCATCCGTGTCCGGAGACGGGTCTGTAAGAGTTTTCGACTTGCGAGACAAAGAACGATCGACAATAATTTACGAAAACCCGATCCCCGAAACTCCATTGCTGAGGGTAGAATGGAACAAGGCAGACCCTAGGTTCATGGCAACAGTAGGGATGGATAGCAATAAAATTGTGATAGTTGACATCCGGTTTCCGACAACACCATTGATGGAATTATGTAGGCATAAAGGGAGTGTTAACGCTATTTCATGGGCGCCATTGATGGGAAAACAGCTTTGTTCGGCTGGAGATGATTCGAGGGCTCTAATATGGGAGGTGGTGGGCTCCAATTATCGAGCAGAAAATGGAGTTGCAGTGATGGAACCAGAGATGTGGTATGGGTCAGCGGCTGAGATCAATCATGCTCGATGGTCTCCAGTTGAGTTGGATTGGATTGCTATAGCTTTTCTCAACAAATTGCAGCTGTTGAAAGTTTAAGCAAATTTCTGACTTCTAATTACAATAGTTTCAAGTTAGCCAGCCATGTTAATTAAAAGTCCTATATATGTTTCAttactaaaaataatttcttatatatgaGCTTGGAAAATGATACACCTGAGGTGAATGGTTGGTAGAAGAATTTGAATAAAAGATTCAATAcgagtaaatttacattttacaCGCATAAACTAtgtacaccaaaccaaacatcaAAGTTTAAATccatta from Gossypium hirsutum isolate 1008001.06 chromosome D04, Gossypium_hirsutum_v2.1, whole genome shotgun sequence encodes:
- the LOC107899765 gene encoding WD repeat-containing protein LWD1 → MQSPTERKTGVYTYIGQWPIYSVAWSVRNDKRSRLAIGSFLEDYSNKVELVQFNLHTSDFTTDNRLVFDHPYAPTNLMFFPSEDTSNPDMIATSGDYLRLWEIHDDHIELKSLLNGNKSSEFNSAITSFDWADFDTRRVATSSVDTTCTIWDIESEAVDTQLVAHDKEVFDISWGGFNVFASVSGDGSVRVFDLRDKERSTIIYENPIPETPLLRVEWNKADPRFMATVGMDSNKIVIVDIRFPTTPLMELCRHKGSVNAISWAPLMGKQLCSAGDDSRALIWEVVGSNYRAENGVAVMEPEMWYGSAAEINHARWSPVELDWIAIAFLNKLQLLKV